One window of the Melospiza melodia melodia isolate bMelMel2 chromosome 15, bMelMel2.pri, whole genome shotgun sequence genome contains the following:
- the LEO1 gene encoding RNA polymerase-associated protein LEO1 isoform X2 — MADMADLFGSDADSEPEHKDSDSGSDSDSEQENAGSGSNASGSDSDQDDDREAVKPSNKELFGDDSEDEGASHHSGSDNHSERSYNRSEGSGHEDNEQSDGEQHSASEAAHDDDEHGSEEGSHRSEGDGSEKAHSEDEKWGKEDKSDQSDDEERQQNSDDEERQQNSDDEEKVQNSDEDERPQVSDDEERLQNSDEEKMQNSDDEERPQASDEEKMQNSDDDERAQRSEEEKMQNSDDEERAQHSDEEEQEHKSESARGSDSEDEVLRMKRKKPIASDSEAESDTEGQKEHADVMDLFGGADDISSGSDGEDKPPTPGQPIDENGLSQEQQEEEPIPETRIEVEIPKVNTDLGNDLYFVKLPNFLSVEPRPFDPQYYEDEFEDEEMLDEEGRTRLKLKVENTIRWRMRRDEEGNEIRESNARIVKWSDGSMSLHLGNEVFDVYKAPLQGDHNHLFIRQGTGLQGQAVFKTKLTFRPHSTDSATHRKMTLSLADRCSKTQKIRILPMAGRDPESQRTEMIKKEEERLRASIRRESQQRRMREKQHQRGLSASYLEPDRYDEEDEGDDAISLAAIKNRYKGGIREERARIYSSDSDEGSDEDKTQRLLKAKKLNSDEEGEPSGKRKADDDDKASKKPKKYVISDEEEEDDD; from the exons ATGGCCGACATGGCGGATCTGTTCGGCAGCGACGCGGACTCGGAGCCGGAGCACAAAG ACTCCGATTCCGGCTCGGATTCCGATTCGGAGCAGGAGAACGCCGGCTCTGGGAGCAACGCCTCCGGCAGCGACAGCGACCAGGACGACGACAGGGAGGCGGTAAAACCCAGCAACAAGGAGCTGTTCGGGGATGACAGCGAGGACGAAGGGGCGTCCCACCACTCCGGGAGTGACAACCACTCCGAGAGATCCTACAACCGCTCCGAGGGCTCGGGGCACGAGGACAACGAGCAGTCGGACGGGGAGCAGCACAGCGCGTCCGAGGCCGCGCACGACGACGACGAGCACGGCTCCGAGGAGGGCAGCCATCGCTCCGAGGGAGACGGCTCCGAGAAAGCACACTCCGAGGACGAGAAGTGGGGCAAGGAGGACAAAAGCGATCAGTCGGATGATgaggagaggcagcagaactCTGACGATgaggagaggcagcagaactCTGACGATGAGGAGAAGGTGCAGAACTCGGATGAAGATGAAAGGCCACAGGTGTCTGATGATGAGGAAAGACTGCAGAACTCAGATGAAGAGAAAATGCAGAACTCTGATGATGAGGAAAGGCCACAGGCCTCAGATGAGGAGAAGATGCAGAACTCTGACGATGATGAAAGGGCCCAGAGGTCTGAGGAGGAGAAAATGCAGAACTCTGATGATGAGGAAAGGGCCCAGCACTCTGATGAGGAGGAGCAAGAGCACAAATCTG agtctgcaaggggcagtgaCAGCGAGGATGAGGTTCTGCGAATGAAGAGGAAGAAACCAATTGCATCAGATTCAGAAGCAGAGAGTGACACAGAGGGGCAGAAAG AGCATGCAGATGTCATGGACCTGTTTGGAGGTGCTGATGACATTTCCTCGGGGAGTGATGGAGAAGACAAGCCACCAACCCCAGGACAGCCCATT GATGAGAATGGGCTGAGTCAagagcagcaggaagaagagccTATTCCAGAGACCAGAATAGAAGTAGAAATACCAAAAGTAAACACAGACTTGGGTAATGATTTGTATTTTGTGAAGCTGCCCAACTTCCTCAGTGTGGAGCCCAG ACCTTTTGATCCCCAGTATTATGAAGATGAATTTGAAGATGAGGAGATGCTTGATGAAGAAGGTAGAACTAGGTTAAAACTCAAG GTAGAAAACACAATACGATGGCGGATGCGACGAGATGAGGAAGGGAATGAGATCAGAGAAAGTAATGCAAGGATAGTTAAATGGTCAGATGGAAG CATGTCCCTCCACTTGGGCAATGAGGTCTTTGACGTGTACAAGGCGCCGCTACAAGGGGACCACAATCATTTGTTCATCAGACAAGGGACAGGCCTGCAAGGACAGGCTGTGTTCAAGACCAAGTTAACCTTCAG GCCACACTCTACAGACAGTGCCACTCACAGGAAGATGACTCTGTCTCTGGCAGACAGATGTtcaaaaacccagaaaattcgTATTTTGCCAATGGCAGGCCGTGATCCGGAGTCTCAGCGCACAGAAATGATCAAG AAAgaagaggagaggctgagggcttCCATCCGCAGGGAGTCGCAGCAGCGGCGCATGCGGGAGAAGCAGCACCAGCGCGGGCTGAGCGCCAGCTACCTGGAGCCCGACCGCTAcgacgaggaggacgagggggATGATGCAATCAGTCTGGCAGCTATCAAAAACAGATACAAGGGTGGCATCAGAG AGGAACGTGCTAGAATCTACTCTTCTGACAGTGACGAAGGCTCAGATGAAGATAAAACCCAAAGACTACTCAAGGCTAAGAAACTTAATAGTGATGAG GAAGGTGAACCTTCTGGAAAGAGAAAAGCAGATGATGATGATAAAGCAAGTAAGAAGCCTAAGAAATACGTGATCagtgatgaagaggaggaggatgatgattaA
- the LEO1 gene encoding RNA polymerase-associated protein LEO1 isoform X1 — translation MADMADLFGSDADSEPEHKDSDSGSDSDSEQENAGSGSNASGSDSDQDDDREAVKPSNKELFGDDSEDEGASHHSGSDNHSERSYNRSEGSGHEDNEQSDGEQHSASEAAHDDDEHGSEEGSHRSEGDGSEKAHSEDEKWGKEDKSDQSDDEERQQNSDDEERQQNSDDEEKVQNSDEDERPQVSDDEERLQNSDEEKMQNSDDEERPQASDEEKMQNSDDDERAQRSEEEKMQNSDDEERAQHSDEEEQEHKSVESARGSDSEDEVLRMKRKKPIASDSEAESDTEGQKEHADVMDLFGGADDISSGSDGEDKPPTPGQPIDENGLSQEQQEEEPIPETRIEVEIPKVNTDLGNDLYFVKLPNFLSVEPRPFDPQYYEDEFEDEEMLDEEGRTRLKLKVENTIRWRMRRDEEGNEIRESNARIVKWSDGSMSLHLGNEVFDVYKAPLQGDHNHLFIRQGTGLQGQAVFKTKLTFRPHSTDSATHRKMTLSLADRCSKTQKIRILPMAGRDPESQRTEMIKKEEERLRASIRRESQQRRMREKQHQRGLSASYLEPDRYDEEDEGDDAISLAAIKNRYKGGIREERARIYSSDSDEGSDEDKTQRLLKAKKLNSDEEGEPSGKRKADDDDKASKKPKKYVISDEEEEDDD, via the exons ATGGCCGACATGGCGGATCTGTTCGGCAGCGACGCGGACTCGGAGCCGGAGCACAAAG ACTCCGATTCCGGCTCGGATTCCGATTCGGAGCAGGAGAACGCCGGCTCTGGGAGCAACGCCTCCGGCAGCGACAGCGACCAGGACGACGACAGGGAGGCGGTAAAACCCAGCAACAAGGAGCTGTTCGGGGATGACAGCGAGGACGAAGGGGCGTCCCACCACTCCGGGAGTGACAACCACTCCGAGAGATCCTACAACCGCTCCGAGGGCTCGGGGCACGAGGACAACGAGCAGTCGGACGGGGAGCAGCACAGCGCGTCCGAGGCCGCGCACGACGACGACGAGCACGGCTCCGAGGAGGGCAGCCATCGCTCCGAGGGAGACGGCTCCGAGAAAGCACACTCCGAGGACGAGAAGTGGGGCAAGGAGGACAAAAGCGATCAGTCGGATGATgaggagaggcagcagaactCTGACGATgaggagaggcagcagaactCTGACGATGAGGAGAAGGTGCAGAACTCGGATGAAGATGAAAGGCCACAGGTGTCTGATGATGAGGAAAGACTGCAGAACTCAGATGAAGAGAAAATGCAGAACTCTGATGATGAGGAAAGGCCACAGGCCTCAGATGAGGAGAAGATGCAGAACTCTGACGATGATGAAAGGGCCCAGAGGTCTGAGGAGGAGAAAATGCAGAACTCTGATGATGAGGAAAGGGCCCAGCACTCTGATGAGGAGGAGCAAGAGCACAAATCTG TAGagtctgcaaggggcagtgaCAGCGAGGATGAGGTTCTGCGAATGAAGAGGAAGAAACCAATTGCATCAGATTCAGAAGCAGAGAGTGACACAGAGGGGCAGAAAG AGCATGCAGATGTCATGGACCTGTTTGGAGGTGCTGATGACATTTCCTCGGGGAGTGATGGAGAAGACAAGCCACCAACCCCAGGACAGCCCATT GATGAGAATGGGCTGAGTCAagagcagcaggaagaagagccTATTCCAGAGACCAGAATAGAAGTAGAAATACCAAAAGTAAACACAGACTTGGGTAATGATTTGTATTTTGTGAAGCTGCCCAACTTCCTCAGTGTGGAGCCCAG ACCTTTTGATCCCCAGTATTATGAAGATGAATTTGAAGATGAGGAGATGCTTGATGAAGAAGGTAGAACTAGGTTAAAACTCAAG GTAGAAAACACAATACGATGGCGGATGCGACGAGATGAGGAAGGGAATGAGATCAGAGAAAGTAATGCAAGGATAGTTAAATGGTCAGATGGAAG CATGTCCCTCCACTTGGGCAATGAGGTCTTTGACGTGTACAAGGCGCCGCTACAAGGGGACCACAATCATTTGTTCATCAGACAAGGGACAGGCCTGCAAGGACAGGCTGTGTTCAAGACCAAGTTAACCTTCAG GCCACACTCTACAGACAGTGCCACTCACAGGAAGATGACTCTGTCTCTGGCAGACAGATGTtcaaaaacccagaaaattcgTATTTTGCCAATGGCAGGCCGTGATCCGGAGTCTCAGCGCACAGAAATGATCAAG AAAgaagaggagaggctgagggcttCCATCCGCAGGGAGTCGCAGCAGCGGCGCATGCGGGAGAAGCAGCACCAGCGCGGGCTGAGCGCCAGCTACCTGGAGCCCGACCGCTAcgacgaggaggacgagggggATGATGCAATCAGTCTGGCAGCTATCAAAAACAGATACAAGGGTGGCATCAGAG AGGAACGTGCTAGAATCTACTCTTCTGACAGTGACGAAGGCTCAGATGAAGATAAAACCCAAAGACTACTCAAGGCTAAGAAACTTAATAGTGATGAG GAAGGTGAACCTTCTGGAAAGAGAAAAGCAGATGATGATGATAAAGCAAGTAAGAAGCCTAAGAAATACGTGATCagtgatgaagaggaggaggatgatgattaA